The following are encoded in a window of Impatiens glandulifera chromosome 5, dImpGla2.1, whole genome shotgun sequence genomic DNA:
- the LOC124940133 gene encoding mitochondrial zinc maintenance protein 1, mitochondrial, protein MAAKGAGEALRAYRDILRATKKTFAGDTMMLSGSAAEVRKKFDENRHVTSESEIQRLLDEAREASHFITNMLVQAKLNSSGGYAVKASQDHAGATLETPSEAILQK, encoded by the exons ATGGCTGCTAAGGGTGCCGGAGAAGCATTGAGAGCATACAGAGACATTTTACGTGCGACCAAGAAAACATTTGCCGGAGATACGATGATGCTCTCCGGTTCGGCTGCCGAGGTGAGGAAGAAATTCGATGAGAATCGCCATGTCACCTCCGAATCGGAGATCCAGAGACTTCTTGACGAGGCTCGCGAAGCATCCCATTTCATTACTAATATGCTTGTTCAAGCCAAACTCAATTCCTCTGGCGGCTATG CGGTGAAGGCTAGCCAAGATCACGCTGGAGCGACACTAGAGACTCCTTCAGAAGCGATTCTGCAGAAATGA
- the LOC124939884 gene encoding outer envelope pore protein 16-4, chloroplastic, whose product MVEEIVGDVPCSSLAVDTILRVGTSGMIWGICAGPYDANKLGLTGFSRVSFVGKTVGKFGFQCGLFAGIFSTTRCGIQTYRRKNDWVNALIAGAVAGAAIGAGTRNWRQVAGMAGLGSAICAAVHHTSTD is encoded by the exons ATGGTGGAAGAGATCGTCGGCGACGTCCCATGTTCTTCCCTTGCCGTCGATACAATTCTTCGCGTCGGCACG TCCGGTATGATATGGGGGATATGCGCCGGTCCTTACGATGCCAATAAGCTAG GTCTGACTGGATTTTCTCGAGTTTCTTTCGTG GGCAAAACAgttggcaaattcggcttccaATGCG GACTTTTTGCTGGAATTTTTTCTACAACCCGCTGTGGGATTCAAACATATAGGAGGAAAAATGATTGG GTCAATGCCCTAATAGCAGGAGCTGTAGCTGGAGCAGCTATTGGAGCAGGGACTCGTAATTGGAGACAGGTTGCTGGAATGGCTGGTCTAGGTTCTGCTATTTGTGCTGCTGTTCATCACACCTCAACAGATTGA
- the LOC124940369 gene encoding DExH-box ATP-dependent RNA helicase DExH8 translates to MASSPTASSNSSTYSSPFLSSSSSNFDHLPITASRDRIVRKIIDNRVTLIYGETGCGKSSQIPQFLLDEGIEPVLCTQPRRFAVVAVARMVAKARDCEVGGEVGYHIGHSKVCSESSKIVFKTAGVLLDEMRDKGSKALNYKVIILDEVHERSVESDLVLVCIKQFLLKNKDLRVVLMSATADFKRYIDYFKDLGRGERVEVLAISSLGQHTIYHRKVSYLEQIAQVLGRSSESLPRLSLDDAKMKPDTHNLIHDLVLHIHKNERDFTKSILVFLPSYHCLEQQWVLLKPFASSFRVHILHSSININQALMAMKISKSHRKVILATNIAESSVTIPEVAFVIDSCRSLQVFWDTNKKADSSKLVWISRSQAEQRKGRTGRTCDGQIYRLITTSFFNKLQEHECPAILKLSLRQHVLLICCAESKAINDPHFLLQKALDPPHPDVVKDALNLLVHISALEKMSSRGQYKPTFYGRLVASFSLSFDASVLILMFGNIGMLREGILLGSLMDMQAPPILCPFGQENLFASYLDSYYSGENKNPALGSRKEVGLMANLCAFQFWERSFKDKLRLQQLKQFLKFDGIKAEKALVPRSDEVEWCSFHNLAQPSLHQVAEIYEDVLHTIHKYRPKFISSAHRSSHYYPCESPHVCSLTSRKTGDENTSTWDEENNESQHCVSVPFVPSNHFRTFEVAGNLAVVVKEMRSQRAYDISCNGNNHGNYQISEVPGQASLCRYFAKGGCSRGDVCPFSHSFNAQRPTCMFFLSLQGCREGEGCFFAHQLSLPAPSSHNSTVTTVSCLPEEGTTYPQLLLRFFPLSKGCILILDDKDFRFSTCLSRFYDTSKMVITTSLSNNSTPEPSLSSARILWDLSHPEETIISKDNIIPWNEVKCILWFPNFENCREDKEGRKIIVQTVFQYLGALMLRDDSFEMLLILTMNNIRFSHLQVEKIGRDCFFTLKESFPFDESSFGKLADERSSKRSLMPSVPITYVFQLQLPTLTQP, encoded by the exons ATGGCGTCATCTCCGACTGCTTCTTCCAACTCCTCTACGTATTCTTCTCCTttcttatcatcatcatcatctaactTCGATCACCTCCCTATTACGGCATCACGAGATAGAATCGTCCGGAAAATTATTGATAATCGCGTCACTCTCATTTACGGAGAAACTGGTTGCG GGAAGAGTTCCCAAATTCCACAGTTTCTCCTCGATGAGGGGATAGAGCCTGTATTATGTACACAACCTAGGAGGTTTGCTGTTGTGGCAGTCGCGAGAATGGTGGCAAAAGCTCGTGATTGTGAAGTTGGGGGTGAGGTTGGTTACCATATAGGTCACTCAAAAGTATGTTCAGAAAG TTCGAAGATTGTCTTCAAAACTGCTGGAGTTCTACTGGATGAAATGCGGGATAAGGGTTCGAAAGCCCTCAACTACAAGGTCATCATTCTTGATGAAGTGCATGAGAGATCTGTAGAATCTGATCTTGTTCTTGTTTGTATAAAGCAGTTTTTGCTGAAAAACAAAGATCTGAG GGTGGTATTAATGTCTGCTACAGCTGATTTTAAAAGATACATAGATTATTTCAAGGATCTTGGTAGGGGCGAAAGGGTGGAAGTCCTTGCTATTTCTAGCCTTGGCCAACATACAATTTATCATCGCAAAGTTTCATACCTGGAGCAG ATAGCTCAAGTTCTTGGAAGGAGTTCAGAATCTTTACCTCGGCTTTCCCTGGATGATGCTAAAATGAAGCCTGATACCCACAACCTTATCCATGATCTTGTGTTGCACATTCACAAAAATGAACGTGACTTTACAAAAAGCATTTTGGTTTTTCTTCCGTCATATCATTGTCTTGAGCAACAATGGGTTCTTCTGAAGCCTTTTGCATCATCTTTCAGAGTTCACATATTACATAGCAGCATAAACATCAACCAGGCTCTCATGGCTATGAAAATCTCAAAGTCACACAGAAAA GTAATATTGGCAACTAATATTGCTGAATCTTCAGTTACAATTCCTGAAGTAGCATTTGTAATTGATTCGTGTCGGTCTCTGCAAGTTTTCTGGGATACAAATAAGAAGGCCGATTCATCAAAGCTTGTCTGGATTTCTAGATCTCAG GCTGAGCAGCGTAAGGGGAGAACCGGACGGACTTGTGATGGCCAGATTTATAGACTGATCACAACATCATTCTTTAATAAGCTACAAGAGCATGAGTGCCCAGCAATACTGAAGTTGTCATTGAGGCAACACGTGCTCCTAATTTGCTGTGCTGAATCAAAAGCCATAAATGATCCACACT TTTTGTTGCAGAAGGCATTAGATCCTCCTCATCCAGATGTTGTCAAAGACGCTTTAAATTTGCTCGTTCACATCTCTGCCTTGGAGAAGATGTCTTCCAGGGGACAGTACAAGCCTACATTCTATGGAAGATTGGTTGCTAGTTTCTCATTATCCTTTGATGCTTCAGTGCTTATACTCATGTTTGGCAACATTGGAATGCTACGTGAAGGCATTCTACTTGGTTCATTAATGGATATGCAGGCTCCACCAATTCTTTGCCCTTTCGGTCAAGAAAACTTg TTTGCATCGTACCTTGATTCTTACTACAGTGGTGAAAATAAGAATCCTGCCCTTGGTAGTCGAAAGGAGGTCGGTCTGATGGCTAACTTATGTGCGTTTCAGTTCTGGGAACGTTCTTTTAAG GATAAGCTCCGTCTTCAACAACTGAAACAGTTTTTGAAGTTTGATGGGATTAAAGCTGAAAAGGCATTGGTCCCTCGTAGCGATGAAGTGGAATGGTGTTCATTCCACAATCTCGCTCAACCATCACTTCACCAAGTGGCAGAAATAT ATGAAGATGTATTACATACAATTCATAAATACAGACCAAAATTTATCAGTTCGGCACATCGGTCTTCACATTATTATCCTTGTGAGTCTCCACATGTATGTTCCCTCACATCCCGAAAAACTGGAGATGAAAATACATCTACCTGGGATGAGGAAAATAATGAGTCCCAGCATTGTGTCTCTGTACCGTTTGTTCCTTCCAATCACTTCCGAACTTTTGAAGTGGCTGGAAATTTGGCGGTCGTAGTAAAAGAG ATGAGAAGTCAACGGGCATATGATATATCTTGTAATGGGAACAATCATGGAAATTATCAGATTTCTGAGGTCCCTGGTCAAGCTTCACTATGTAGATACTTTGCCAAAGGCGGATGCTCAAGGGGAGATGTTTGCCcattttctcattcatttaatGCACAGAGACCAACTTGCATGTTTTTTCTCTCCTTACAG GGTTGTAGAGAAGGAGAAGGATGTTTCTTTGCTCATCAATTGAGTCTTCCGGCTCCATCATCTCATAATAGTACAGTAACTACAGTTTCATGCTTACCAGAAGAAGGGACTACTTATCCCCAATTACTCCTCAGATTCTTTCCTTTGTCAAAAGGATGCATTCTCATACTGGACGACAAAGATTTTCGTTTCTCCACATGCCTCTCTCGTTTCTATGATACATCCAAGATGGTAATAACTACCTCTCTATCAAATAATTCTACGCCGGAACCATCTCTCTCAAGTGCAAGAATTCTTTGGGACCTGTCTCACCCAGAAGAGACAATTATCTCGAAAGATAATATAATCCCATGGAATGAAGTAAAATGCATTCTATGGTTTCCCAACTTTGAGAATTGCAGGGAAGACAAGGAAGGACGTAAAATTATAGTGCAAACTGTATTTCAGTATCTTGGTGCCTTGATGCTCAGAGATGACTCATTTGAAATGCTATTGATCTTGACCATGAATAACATCAGATTTTCTCATTTACAG GTGGAGAAGATAGGAAGAGATTGCTTCTTTACCCTAAAAGAGTCATTCCCTTTCGATGAATCGAGTTTTGGGAAATTAGCTGATGAGAGGAGCAGCAAAAGGTCTTTGATGCCATCTGTGCCTATCACATATGTCTTTCAGCTGCAACTACCAACCTTAACCCAACCCTAA
- the LOC124939792 gene encoding small nuclear ribonucleoprotein Sm D2-like — MSRAMEEDAPVKTEEEEFSTGPLSVLMMSVKNNTQVLINCRNNKKLLGRVRAFDRHCNMVLENVREMWTEVPKTGKGKKKAQPVNKDRFISKMFLRGDSVIIVLRNPK, encoded by the exons ATGAG TCGGGCAATGGAGGAAGATGCACCA GTAAAGACTGAAGAAGAGGAATTTAGCACTGGGCCGCTTTCTGTTCTGATGATGAGTGTAAAAAACAATACACAG GTGCTCATCAATTGCAGGAATAACAAAAAGCTCCTAGGCAGGGTGAGAGCTTTCGACCGCCATTGCAACATGGTGCTAGAAAATGTTAGAGAGATGTGGACAGAG GTCCCGAAGACAGGGAAAGGGAAGAAAAAGGCTCAACCAGTGAACAAAGATCGTTTCATTAGCAAGATGTTCCTCCGAGGGGATTCCGTGATAATTGTTCTTAGAAACCCTAAATAA
- the LOC124938648 gene encoding nitrogen regulatory protein P-II homolog yields MASSMLQMQAHSLSPIHSLHHSQFVLISSAGTLLPPRLIDSASPLLTASIKRSRNTAAVRPIRAQNVPDYVPDANFYKVEAVLRPWRIPQVSSALLNIGIRGVTVSDVRGFGAQGGLTERQAGSEFTEDKFLHKVKMEVVVSKDQVEAVIDKIIEVARTGEIGDGKIFLIPVADVIRVRTGERGEMAERMKGGRADMTLSTGVDAQN; encoded by the exons ATGGCTTCTTCAATGCTGCAAATGCAAGCACATTCACTATCTCCCATTCATTCACTCCACCACTCGCAATTCGTACTCATTTCTTCAGCAGGAACTCTTTTACCTCCTAGACTCATCGATTCTGCGTCTCCTCTCCTAACCGCTTCCATCAAACGATCTAGAAATACGGCCGCGGTTCGTCCTATAAGAGCTCAGAATGTTCCTG ATTACGTTCCGGATGCAAACTTCTACAAAGTGGAGGCCGTTTTGAG GCCCTGGCGAATCCCTCAGGTTTCATCG GCCCTGCTGAACATTGGTATTCGAGGTGTTACTGTTTCTGATGTACGAGGCTTTGGTGCTCAAGGTGGTTTGACAGAAAGGCAAGCTG GCTCGGAATTTACTGAAGACAAGTTTTTGCATAAAGTGAAAATGGAGGTTGTTGTCAGCAAAGACCAG GTGGAGGCTGTAATAGATAAGATCATTGAAGTGGCAAGGACAGGAGAAATCGGAGATGGCAAAATTTTCT TGATACCTGTGGCAGATGTAATAAGAGTTCGCACCG GTGAAAGGGGAGAAATGGCTGAGAGGATGAAGGGAGGTCGGGCTGACATGACCTTGTCCACTGGTGTAGATGCACAAAATTAG
- the LOC124938646 gene encoding nifU-like protein 1, chloroplastic, with amino-acid sequence MVVVASSSQAISLIGGGLRRRQSVAASSKLGGTGIQTLTTMVRVVNLRSKTYRNFTVKASASSGGGGSAPGLYSAKQFELTQHNVDKVLDDVRPYLIQDGGNVDVVSVEDGVISLKLIGACGSCPSSTTTMKMGIERVLKEKFGDAVKDIRQVNDDDEGAGSGTNAVEAVNRHLDILRPAIKNYGGSVEVLSIEDDNCLVKYVGPDSIGSGIKAAIKERFSHIKNVTFTT; translated from the exons ATGGTGGTTGTTGCGTCGTCTTCGCAAGCGATTAGTTTGATCGGAGGAGGCCTCCGCCGTCGTCAATCTGTCGCCGCATCCTCAAAACTAGGTGGTACTGGTATCCAAACCCTAACAACAATGGTCAGAGTAGTAAATCTTAGATCCAAAACCTACAGGAATTTCACAGTTAAAGCATCAGCTAGTAGCGGAGGAGGAGGATCGGCGCCGGGTTTGTATTCAGCGAAGCAATTCGAGCTCACCCAACATAACGTCGACAAGGTCCTTGACGACGTCCGTCCTTACCTCATCCAGGACGGTGGAAACGTCGACGTCGTGTCCGTCGAAGACGGTGTCATCTCTCTCAAACTCATAG GAGCGTGTGGGAGCTGTCCAAGCTCGACAACTACGATGAAGATGGGGATCGAGAGAGTTCTGAAGGAGAAATTTGGAGATGCAGTGAAAGATATTCGGCAAGTAAACGACGACGATGAAGGAGCAGGAAGTGGAACGAATGCTGTAGAG GCAGTGAATAGGCATCTTGATATATTGAGACCAGCCATAAAGAACTACGGTGGGAGTGTGGAGGTTTTGTCTATTGAAGATGACAATTGTCTGGTCAAGTATGTTGGTCCTGACTCCATTGGTTCGGGTATCAAAGCTGCCATTAAAGAGAGGTTTTCACACATTAAGAATGTCACTTTTACCACCTGA
- the LOC124938040 gene encoding DNA mismatch repair protein MSH6-like, producing the protein MATPRQQSKGRSPMVNQQRQITSFFSKNPSSPSPSQSPSSIISKQTPDSTSKLKPKITLTPEQSPVTPSQPPKRNKPLMVIGPSLFPSPDSSSTPKVTKTLYDDDVVNKRVRVFWPLDKTWYEGLVVSFDKISSKHLILYDDGQEEHLDLTNEKIEWVGQSSKKSRRLVRSAVIEDEEEAMAEADNDNCDDSEDENWGMDMEIEALEDASPEMDLDDVSDEDACIGSNRRKLRKMTETRKRKVSDSGKIDSSKKRKDGGDSTTRTSKVSLVNVNEGKSIENDGGDSTTRTSKVSLVNVNESKSIENNGGYSTTRTSKVSLVSGNESKSIENNDNNSVKKSQDSSGGQTGNIADRFGTREAQKLRFLGEGRRDAKRRLASDEGYDPRTLYLPPDFVKGLSSGQRQWWEFKSKHMDKVLFFKMGKFYELFEMDAHVGANELHLQYMKGEQPHCGFPEKNFSVNVEKLAQKGYRVLVVEQTETPEQLEIRRKEQGVKDKVVKREICAVVSKGTLTEGEILSANPEASYLMAITETCQICLDQPERIFGVCAVDVASSKIILGQFEDDAECSTLCCLLSELRPVEIIKPAKLLSHETERVLLRHSRNPLVNELVPTLEFWDAEKTLQEVKKIYRGTGIKLITSSLDEEKLHDVDSSSSDGLSCLPDLLNTLVDAGDKGKHAISALGGALFYLKQAFLDETLVRFAKFELLPYSGLGSVSGRPYMVLDASAFENLEIFENSRNGDSSGTLYAQLNHCVTAFGKRLLKTWLARPLCHLESIKERQDAISCLKESNLHSALEFRKELFRLPDMERLLARLFGNSEANGRNANKVVLYEDNSKRQLQEFVSTLCGCELMAQSCSSFGAALKNVQSRPLHDLLTPGEGLPNVHPILKHFKDAFDWTEANNSGRIIPNEGVDAEYDSACAAVVEVESSLRKHLKEQRKLLGDASINYVTIGKDSYLLEVPESLSKSIPRNYELQSSKKGFFRYWNPTIKELMIELTHAESDKETKLKSILQRLVRRFCENRKEWRQLISAVAELDVLISLTIAGDYFEGPTCRPVISGFETANKVSHLKAKGLGHPVLRSDSLGKNTFVPNDVSIGGFDSASFILLTGPNMGGKSTLLRQVCLAIILAQVGVDVPATSFELSLVDKIFVRMGAKDHIMAGQSTFLTELLDTSKMLSCATRNSFVALDELGRGTSTSDGQAIAESVLEHLVHNAQARGMFSTHYHRLAVHYEKDEKVSLCHMGCQVGKGESDLEEVTFLYRLTPGACPKSYGVNVARLAGLPESVLYKAAAKSQEFERTYGRSERGIENAMRSLCEVLAKNSSCHETGEENITTSLVQIQRRVQSILSKDDTIPVC; encoded by the exons ATGGCTACTCCGCGCCAACAGAGCAAGGGACGATCGCCAATGGTGAATCAACAACGCCAAATCACATCATTTTTCTCCAAAAACCCATCTTCTCCATCTCCTTCACAATCACCATCATCTATTATCTCCAAACAAACTCCTGATTCTACTTCTAAGCTTAAACCCAAAATAACCCTAACCCCAGAGCAAAGTCCCGTTACTCCATCCCAACCACCTAAGCGCAATAAACCCCTCATGGTAATTGGTCCTTCTCTTTTTCCTTCTCCAGACTCTTCTTCTACACCCAAAGTAACCAAGACATTGTATGACGATGATGTTGTTAATAAAAGAGTTAGGGTTTTCTGGCCACTTGACAAAACATGGTATGAAGGGTTGGTTGTTTCATTTGACAAAATCTCAAGCAAACATCTTATTCTCTATGACGACGGCCAGGAGGAACATTTGGATCTTACGAATGAAAAGATTGAATGGGTTGGGCAATCGTCTAAAAAGTCCAGACGGTTGGTTCGTTCTGCCGTGATTGAAGATGAAGAGGAGGCGATGGCGGAGGCCGACAATGACAACTGTGATGATTCGGAAGATGAGAACTGGGGAATGGATATGGAAATAGAAGCACTAGAGGATGCCTCCCCGGAAATGGATTTGGATGATGTTAGTGATGAAGATGCATGTATAGGAAGTAATAGACGAAAACTAAGAAAGATGACAGAGACAAGGAAGCGGAAGGTTAGCGATTCAGGAAAGATAGATTCAAGTAAGAAGAGAAAGGATGGTGGAGATTCCACGACCAGAACAAGCAAAGTTAGTTTAGTTAATGTCAATGAAGGCAAGTCTATAGAGAACGATGGTGGAGATTCCACCACCAGAACAAGCAAAGTTAGTTTAGTTAATGTCAATGAAAGCAAGTCTATAGAGAACAATGGTGGATATTCCACGACCAGAACAAGCAAAGTTAGTTTAGTTAGTGGCAATGAAAGCAAGTCTATagagaacaatgataataatt CTGTGAAGAAGTCTCAAGATTCTTCTGGTGGGCAAACAGGAAATATTGCAGACAGGTTTGGCACAAGGGAAGCACAAAAGTTGAGATTCCTTGGGGA AGGGCGTAGAGATGCTAAAAGAAGACTTGCCAGTGATGAGGGTTATGACCCAAGGACTCTGTACTTGCCTCCTGATTTTGTAAAAGGCTTATCAAGTGGCCAG AGACAATGGTGGGAGTTCAAATCAAAGCATATGGACAAAGTTCTGTTTTTCAAG ATGGGAAAGTTTTATGAGCTTTTTGAGATGGATGCCCATGTTGGAGCAAACGAGCTTCACTTGCAATACATGAAA GGTGAACAACCTCACTGTGGATTTCCAGAGAAGAACTTCAGTGTGAATGTGGAGAAACTAGCTCAGAAG GGTTATAGGGTTCTTGTTGTGGAGCAAACAGAGACACCTGAACAACTTGAGATCCGTCGGAAAGAACAGGGTGTTAAGGATAAG GTTGTCAAACGTGAAATATGTGCAGTtgtctcaaaaggaacactaacTGAAGGAGAGATACTTTCAGCCAACCCAGAAGCATCCTACCTGATGGCAATCACAGAAACTTGTCAAATTTGTCTTGATCAGCCTGAGCGAATTTTTGGTGTTTGTGCTGTTGATGTTGCTTCAAGCAAGATCATATTGGGGCAA TTTGAGGATGATGCAGAGTGCAGCACCTTGTGTTGTCTGTTATCAGAACTAAGGCCTGTAGAGATTATAAAACCAGCTAAGCTACTCAGCCATGAAACTGAAAGAGTTTTGTTGAGGCATTCAAGAAATCCTCTAGTTAATGAATTGGTGCCCACATTAGAATTTTGGGATGCAGAGAAAACTCTACAAGAAGTCAAGAAAATCTATAGGGGGACTGGTATCAAGTTGATCACATCATCTTTAGATGAAGAAAAGTTGCATGATGTTGATTCCTCATCAAGTGATGGCTTGAGCTGTCTACCAGATCTTTTGAATACACTTGTAGATGCTGGTGACAAGGGAAAACATGCTATTTCAGCACTTGGAGGTGCTCTATTCTACCTAAAGCAAGCTTTTCTGGATGAAACACTTGTCAGATTTGCAAAATTCGAATTGCTTCCATACTCTGGTTTAGGTAGTGTTTCTGGAAGGCCGTACATGGTTCTTGATGCATCTGCTTTTGAGAACCTTGAGATTTTTGAGAATAGTAGAAATGGAGATTCTTCAGG GACATTGTATGCTCAACTCAACCATTGTGTTACAGCATTTGGGAAGCGATTACTTAAAACTTGGCTTGCCAGACCTCTCTGTCATTTGGAGTCAATAAAAGAGCGTCAGGATGCTATTTCATGTTTAAAG gAGAGTAATTTACATTCTGCCCTTGAGTTTCGGAAAGAGTTGTTTAGGCTTCCGGATATGGAGCGTCTGCTAGCTCGCCTTTTTGGTAACAG TGAAGCTAATGGAAGAAACGCAAATAAAGTGGTGCTCTATGAGGATAATTCAAAAAGACAGCTTCAGGAGTTCGTCTCAACTCTATGTGGTTGTGAGTTGATGGCCCAATCATGCTCGTCATTTGGTGCCGCCTTGAAGAATGTCCAATCAAGGCCTTTACATGATCTTTTGACTCCTG GTGAAGGGCTTCCAAATGTCCATCCAATTCTAAAGCACTTCAAAGATGCTTTTGATTGGACAGAGGCAAACAATTCAGGTCGTATAATACCTAATGAAGGGGTTGATGCAGAATATGATTCTGCATGTGCTGCAGTAGTAGAGGTGGAATCTAGTTTGAGAAAGCATTTGAAAGAACAGAGGAAATTGCTTGGAGATGCATCG ATAAATTATGTTACCATTGGAAAAGATTCGTATCTTCTGGAAGTTCCTGAAAGTTTAAGTAAAAGCATTCCCCGTAACTATGAGTTGCAGTCTTCCAAAAAG GGGTTTTTTAGGTATTGGAATCCAACTATTAAGGAATTAATGATAGAGTTAACACATGCTGAATCTGATAAGGAGACAAAGCTAAAAAGTATTCTACAAAGATTGGTCCGACGCTTCTGTGAGAATCGTAAGGAGTGGAGACAATTAATATCTGCTGTTGCTG AACTTGATGTTTTGATTAGTTTGACAATTGCGGGAGACTATTTTGAAGGACCCACCTGCCGTCCTGTTATATCAGGGTTTGAGACCGCAAATAAAGTATCTCACTTGAAAGCTAAAGGTCTAGGCCATCCAGTGCTTAGAAGCGATTCTCTCGGAAAGAACACATTTGTCCCAAATGATGTTTCTATTGGTGGTTTTGATTCTGCAAGTTTCATCTTGCTTACGGGTCCCAACATGGGTGGGAAGTCCACTCTTTTGCGTCAAGTTTGCTTAGCCATCATTTTGGCTCAG GTTGGGGTGGATGTACCTGCCACAAGTTTTGAACTGTCGCTTgttgacaaaatatttgttagaATGGGTGCGAAAGATCATATTATGGCTGGACAAAGCACATTTTTGACAGAGCTTTTGGACACATCAAAGATGTTG TCATGTGCAACCCGTAATTCATTTGTGGCTTTGGATGAACTTGGGCGAGGGACATCAACTTCAGATGGACAGGCTATTGC GGAGTCTGTTCTTGAACATCTTGTTCACAATGCACAGGCTCGAGGAATGTTTTCCACTCACTATCATAGGTTAGCTGTACACTATGAGAAGGATGAGAAG GTATCTCTATGCCATATGGGATGTCAAGTTGGAAAAGGTGAATCCGACCTTGAAGAAGTAACCTTCCTTTATAGGTTAACACCTGGTGCATGCCCCAAAAGCTATGGTGTCAATGTTGCAAGACTAGCAG GGCTTCCTGAATCTGTGCTATACAAAGCTGCGGCCAAGTCTCAAGAGTTTGAAAGAACATACGGAAGAAGCGAGAGGGGGATTGAGAATGCAATGAGAAGTTTGTGTGAAGTATTAGCGAAAAACTCAAGTTGTCATGAAACTGGAGAAGAAAATATCACGACGTCACTCGTTCAGATCCAGCGCAGAGTGCAGTCAATTCTGTCGAAAGATGATACAATTCCTGTCTGTTAA